A single region of the Bacteroides luhongzhouii genome encodes:
- a CDS encoding glycosyl hydrolase family 28 protein encodes MLRAINLFFKYILIVSCSFHFTSCHSKTNDELIDKPSGEWKIEVDGTPVTVHQARVSKYPHNQAFEGYQRPVSQTEIAHFACFDYKKGAMVRITSPKNVNECKIRPTEFGIVPVVKENTIEFTLSGPCQFVVEFGDHHEALHLFANPKKLTVERSADARYFGPGTHEAGLITMRSNEMVYIDEGAIVYGAIESENTSNIKIVGKGILDSSHMNSGHSISLKGVSNAHIEGIVVKDPAHWAVVPYYCNGITFDNVKLVGFWRYNADGIDIVNSSDVTIKNSFVRAFDDCIAIKGQKACYDKQKVIENIKVDNCVLWNDWGKIIEFGAETVVDVIRDVTISNCYIPRFTMVALDMQNGDRARIENVHFNNISIEEPITENATLKDEPLDTGSWGRTVNLEITGTPWSQDNIRGSINNVYFENIRHIGSVCTGIALMGYSEEHKVSNIHIKDYYAKGTKVTGTSNLIRKNNYVTNVTVE; translated from the coding sequence ATGTTGAGAGCAATAAATCTTTTTTTTAAGTATATACTTATTGTAAGTTGCAGTTTTCATTTTACCAGTTGTCATAGTAAGACAAATGATGAATTGATTGATAAGCCTTCAGGAGAATGGAAGATAGAAGTGGATGGAACCCCGGTAACGGTTCATCAGGCACGGGTTTCTAAATATCCCCATAATCAGGCGTTTGAAGGATATCAACGACCTGTTTCTCAGACGGAAATAGCACATTTTGCCTGTTTCGATTATAAAAAAGGGGCCATGGTGAGAATTACTTCACCGAAAAATGTAAATGAATGTAAAATACGTCCTACAGAGTTTGGCATTGTTCCCGTAGTGAAAGAAAATACTATTGAATTCACCTTATCAGGTCCTTGCCAGTTCGTTGTCGAATTTGGTGATCATCATGAAGCCTTGCATCTGTTTGCCAATCCGAAAAAATTGACAGTCGAAAGAAGTGCTGATGCGCGTTATTTTGGTCCCGGCACCCATGAAGCCGGTCTTATTACAATGAGAAGTAATGAAATGGTATATATTGACGAAGGAGCAATAGTCTACGGAGCTATTGAGAGTGAGAACACGTCTAATATAAAAATTGTGGGAAAAGGTATTCTCGACTCAAGCCACATGAATTCGGGACATTCCATTTCCTTGAAGGGGGTATCGAATGCTCATATTGAAGGCATTGTTGTGAAAGATCCGGCTCATTGGGCGGTGGTTCCCTATTATTGTAATGGAATCACTTTCGACAATGTCAAGTTGGTAGGCTTTTGGCGATATAATGCTGATGGGATAGATATTGTCAACAGTAGCGATGTAACAATAAAGAATTCCTTTGTCAGAGCGTTTGATGACTGTATTGCAATTAAAGGACAGAAAGCTTGTTATGACAAGCAAAAAGTTATCGAAAATATAAAAGTGGATAACTGTGTGCTTTGGAATGACTGGGGAAAAATTATTGAATTTGGAGCCGAAACTGTGGTAGATGTTATTCGCGATGTCACTATTTCAAATTGTTATATTCCTCGTTTTACAATGGTTGCATTGGACATGCAGAATGGAGATAGAGCCCGTATCGAAAATGTACATTTCAACAATATTTCTATTGAAGAACCGATAACAGAAAATGCTACGCTGAAAGACGAACCATTGGATACAGGTTCATGGGGAAGAACAGTTAATTTGGAAATTACAGGTACCCCATGGTCGCAAGATAACATCCGAGGAAGTATAAATAATGTATATTTTGAGAATATTCGTCATATAGGTTCCGTTTGTACAGGAATTGCTTTGATGGGATATAGCGAAGAGCACAAAGTATCCAATATACACATTAAAGATTATTATGCCAAAGGTACGAAAGTAACCGGAACATCAAATCTTATACGCAAAAACAACTATGTTACTAACGTCACAGTTGAGTAA
- a CDS encoding RagB/SusD family nutrient uptake outer membrane protein, translated as MKKYKRNLLLGLFAATLTTMTSCLDVLDKEPLDIISDKTVWSDPVLIESYLSECYYQTSVFVNETPTYFSEHFNSFWQSEAGMGMHWINEIADEAKVNWGYNTGDAAIYKAGGLSIGGGLLEWWDHAYVIIRKLNEFLQRLPSSPIDENLKDQRMAEARFLRAFNYFAMVKRYGAVPLITVPQKLDDPEEELYAKRTSEKAVYDFILSEMTDVVEKGHLPDVADSKSGRPTKYVALALISRAALYAGSIAQFGTVQLDGLLGIPASEAEGYYRQSYNASKEIKKKFSLYNSDADKVVNFKNIFLVKDNNEVIFAKKHNSSPTSIDTGQYSGGNCWGYDFAQCPKPHAWNAGNKDAPYLEMAEEFEYIDGTPGTLNKQQIMNGTWTTEELWGNKDPRFFATIYTQNTDWKGAKVDYHNGLLLPNGQILTSGSHEGVLALGTQSVDNSFGTGFGVMKYLDESSNTLQGPPGFSSTDYIVFRYGEILLNLAEAAFELNESDALGAINELRRRAGIKELETIDREKIRHERKVELAFEGHRYWDVRRWRIATDVLSKGNSGLRYIQVYGTNPPKYKLEVLYNIDGDNRPKFSEHQYYFPITLGRTGNNPNLVENPGYK; from the coding sequence ATGAAAAAATATAAAAGAAATCTACTGTTAGGGTTGTTTGCAGCAACACTCACAACAATGACATCTTGTTTGGATGTGCTCGACAAGGAACCGTTGGATATAATTTCAGACAAAACAGTCTGGAGTGACCCCGTATTGATAGAAAGTTATCTTTCAGAATGCTATTATCAGACTTCCGTATTCGTCAATGAAACGCCTACCTATTTTTCCGAACACTTTAATAGCTTTTGGCAAAGCGAAGCCGGAATGGGAATGCACTGGATTAATGAAATAGCCGATGAAGCCAAGGTAAACTGGGGATATAACACAGGTGATGCGGCCATTTATAAAGCCGGCGGATTGAGTATAGGAGGCGGTCTGTTAGAATGGTGGGATCACGCTTATGTCATTATTCGTAAGTTGAATGAATTCCTGCAACGGCTACCTTCGTCCCCGATTGATGAAAATTTAAAAGATCAGCGGATGGCGGAAGCACGTTTTTTGAGAGCATTCAATTATTTTGCAATGGTCAAACGATATGGCGCGGTTCCATTGATTACAGTCCCTCAGAAATTGGATGATCCGGAAGAAGAATTGTATGCTAAACGTACTTCAGAGAAGGCGGTATATGATTTCATACTCTCTGAAATGACAGACGTCGTTGAAAAGGGTCATTTGCCCGATGTGGCGGATTCAAAATCAGGACGCCCCACTAAATATGTGGCATTGGCACTGATAAGCCGCGCGGCTTTATATGCCGGAAGTATTGCGCAATTCGGTACAGTACAATTGGACGGCTTATTGGGAATACCAGCATCGGAAGCAGAAGGCTATTATCGCCAGTCATACAATGCTTCAAAAGAGATAAAAAAGAAATTCTCTTTATACAATTCGGATGCTGATAAGGTCGTAAATTTCAAGAATATATTTCTTGTAAAAGACAATAATGAGGTGATTTTTGCCAAAAAGCATAATAGCTCGCCGACATCTATAGATACCGGCCAGTATAGTGGTGGAAACTGTTGGGGTTATGATTTTGCCCAATGCCCGAAACCACACGCGTGGAATGCAGGGAACAAAGACGCCCCTTACCTTGAAATGGCAGAGGAATTCGAATACATAGACGGAACGCCCGGTACGTTGAACAAACAACAAATCATGAATGGAACGTGGACTACGGAAGAACTTTGGGGAAATAAAGACCCACGCTTTTTTGCCACCATTTATACTCAAAATACCGACTGGAAGGGAGCTAAAGTCGATTATCATAATGGATTGCTTTTGCCGAATGGACAGATTTTGACCTCAGGATCACACGAGGGTGTGTTGGCATTGGGTACACAAAGTGTAGATAACAGTTTTGGAACTGGTTTTGGTGTAATGAAATATTTGGATGAAAGTAGCAATACCCTTCAAGGCCCTCCCGGTTTCTCAAGTACCGATTATATCGTTTTCAGATATGGAGAGATATTGTTGAACCTGGCTGAAGCAGCTTTTGAACTGAATGAATCAGACGCACTGGGTGCTATTAATGAACTGAGAAGACGTGCCGGTATCAAAGAATTGGAAACCATCGACCGTGAGAAAATACGTCATGAACGAAAAGTAGAGCTGGCTTTCGAAGGACATCGCTATTGGGATGTGAGACGTTGGAGAATAGCTACAGATGTACTGTCGAAAGGCAATTCCGGATTGCGTTATATACAGGTTTATGGTACGAATCCGCCTAAATATAAACTGGAAGTGTTATATAATATAGATGGAGATAATAGACCTAAATTCTCCGAACATCAATATTATTTCCCAATCACGTTAGGACGTACAGGTAACAATCCTAATTTAGTGGAAAATCCGGGATATAAATAA
- a CDS encoding TonB-dependent receptor, whose product MEIHNKTVKEVLDYIEKNSEFIFFYYNKAIDTKRNVSLSVKDKPITVILNQLFEGTDVRYEIKDRQISLKKEETQQSSKDNKKRKKRTLTGWVLDEDTNEPLVGVSIMAQGENRGIVTGIDGSFSIEVYNDTKLQFSYIGYKKQLLQAGNQQVLNVKMQSDNALLNEVVVVGYGTQKKGTLTGSISSVKSEDLTIAPIATVSNSLAGRLPGLIATQSSGQPGANSAALNIRGFGNALVIVDGVEASLDNIDTNQIESVSILKDGAASIYGARAGNGVILVTTKRGINQKPTITVNSTFTWQGATNMLKPANAGQRAEMEREKHLQSGKPEADAPFTEEAVRKYYEGTDPLFPNTDWYKVIMRDWAPEQQHNVSIRGGSDKIKYYGFVGYLNQQTMIKKNGGKYERFNYQSNIDTKILDNLTLQVNIGYSQEDRNFPTRDMSPGTSNIWQDYWNTLPYYPATLPDPSKISYANGAGTGGLHVSSNRDLTGYSDTRNEDLRASASLEYKFKFVKGLSFKLFESYRKLGVFSKTFSKPVTLYTYDPTSDTYTLAGTFGGSKASLNQSVLRDATFTQQYSFNYDNYFKNHHVSAMALLECIDYSSNTLLAGRKNFMSTAIDQMFAGSAEGMTNNGYASEMGRMSVVGRINYSYMNKYLLEAILRADASAKFPPEKRWGYFPSVSLGWVVSKEKFMSDIKFIDNLKLRLSYGQSGNDGVGNFQYLSGYNYGHSYLFGNDAVQGITPTGLANPNLTWEKVEISNVGIDFSFFNRNLYGEMDVFYRERTGIPANRLGSLPSTFGAALPPENLNSLTDRGFEIKLGTSGRWNDLVYDISGNISWSRAKWKYVEEANITDPDQARIYLKSGKWTDCDYGYISEGLFTSQEEIMEAPHYQDLGGNATLRPGDVKYKDLNGDNIINWKDQTEIGKGKTPHWMYGINIALAYKGFDLSALFQGAFGYNQHVTSDMFSTLLYEERWTSAENNPNALFYRLGGAASNNWASDFLYKKAGYLRLKVASLGYNLPKYLIEKCKLSNVRVYLSGTNLLTFNKLGKYGIDPEAPNVGCYYPQQRTISLGLNVSF is encoded by the coding sequence GTGGAAATACATAATAAAACAGTTAAAGAAGTGCTTGATTATATAGAAAAGAATAGCGAATTCATCTTTTTCTACTATAATAAAGCGATTGATACGAAACGTAATGTCAGTTTGTCTGTAAAGGATAAACCTATCACTGTCATCTTGAACCAATTATTTGAAGGTACAGATGTACGGTATGAGATAAAAGACAGGCAGATTTCTCTCAAAAAAGAGGAAACACAACAATCCTCGAAGGATAACAAGAAACGGAAAAAACGTACATTGACAGGATGGGTATTAGACGAAGATACCAACGAACCTTTGGTAGGAGTCAGTATTATGGCCCAAGGAGAAAATAGAGGAATCGTTACAGGAATAGATGGAAGTTTTTCAATAGAGGTATATAACGATACAAAATTACAGTTTTCATACATCGGATATAAAAAACAACTCTTACAAGCAGGCAATCAACAAGTATTGAATGTTAAAATGCAATCGGACAATGCATTGCTGAATGAAGTGGTGGTGGTGGGCTACGGAACCCAAAAGAAAGGTACTCTGACCGGTTCCATATCCAGCGTAAAGTCGGAAGACTTGACAATAGCTCCTATAGCTACGGTTTCCAACTCATTGGCAGGACGATTACCCGGATTGATTGCTACCCAATCCAGCGGTCAGCCTGGTGCTAATTCTGCTGCATTAAACATTCGTGGATTTGGCAATGCGTTGGTCATTGTCGACGGCGTTGAAGCATCTCTTGATAATATTGATACCAATCAGATAGAGTCCGTATCTATACTAAAAGATGGAGCAGCCTCAATTTATGGTGCCAGGGCCGGTAATGGTGTAATATTGGTTACCACAAAGAGGGGTATCAATCAGAAGCCGACAATCACGGTCAACAGTACGTTTACCTGGCAGGGCGCAACGAACATGTTGAAGCCTGCCAATGCCGGTCAAAGAGCTGAAATGGAAAGAGAAAAACATCTTCAGTCCGGAAAGCCTGAAGCTGACGCTCCTTTTACGGAAGAAGCCGTACGGAAATATTATGAAGGTACAGACCCTCTCTTTCCCAATACTGACTGGTATAAAGTGATAATGAGAGATTGGGCACCCGAACAGCAGCATAATGTATCTATTCGTGGTGGTAGTGACAAGATTAAATATTACGGGTTCGTCGGCTATCTGAATCAACAGACGATGATTAAGAAAAATGGGGGTAAATATGAGCGATTCAATTACCAATCCAATATCGATACTAAAATATTGGATAATCTGACCCTGCAAGTAAACATCGGATACAGTCAGGAAGATCGTAATTTCCCAACACGCGACATGTCTCCGGGGACGTCCAACATCTGGCAGGATTATTGGAATACATTACCTTATTATCCCGCCACTCTGCCCGATCCGAGCAAAATATCTTATGCGAATGGAGCAGGTACAGGAGGTTTGCATGTCAGCTCAAATAGAGATCTGACCGGATACTCAGATACCAGAAATGAGGATTTGCGTGCTTCTGCTTCATTGGAATACAAGTTCAAATTTGTGAAAGGGTTATCGTTCAAGTTATTTGAAAGTTACAGAAAGCTTGGGGTATTTAGCAAGACATTTTCCAAACCGGTGACTCTTTACACATACGATCCTACCAGTGATACGTATACATTGGCAGGAACATTCGGTGGCAGCAAAGCTTCTTTAAACCAATCGGTGTTGCGGGATGCCACGTTTACCCAGCAATATTCTTTCAATTACGATAATTATTTCAAAAACCATCATGTGTCGGCAATGGCTTTGCTGGAATGCATTGATTATTCAAGCAATACCTTACTTGCAGGAAGAAAAAACTTCATGAGTACAGCCATTGACCAAATGTTTGCCGGTAGCGCAGAAGGTATGACCAATAACGGATATGCTTCGGAAATGGGGAGAATGAGCGTTGTCGGAAGAATCAATTACAGTTATATGAATAAGTACTTGCTGGAGGCTATTCTTCGCGCTGATGCTTCTGCCAAATTCCCTCCCGAGAAACGATGGGGATATTTTCCCAGCGTCTCTTTAGGTTGGGTGGTTTCCAAAGAAAAATTCATGTCTGATATCAAGTTTATTGATAATCTGAAGTTGCGTCTTAGCTATGGTCAGTCGGGAAATGACGGTGTAGGAAATTTCCAATATTTGTCGGGTTATAATTACGGGCATTCCTATTTGTTTGGTAATGACGCGGTGCAAGGTATTACTCCCACAGGGCTTGCCAATCCTAACTTGACATGGGAAAAAGTGGAAATAAGCAATGTCGGTATTGATTTTTCATTCTTTAACCGGAACTTATATGGAGAAATGGATGTGTTCTATCGCGAACGTACGGGTATTCCGGCCAATCGGCTCGGCTCTTTACCGTCCACCTTCGGTGCTGCTCTGCCGCCAGAGAATTTGAATAGCCTAACCGATAGAGGGTTTGAAATAAAATTAGGAACCTCCGGACGGTGGAATGATCTCGTTTATGATATAAGCGGAAACATTTCTTGGTCGCGTGCGAAATGGAAATATGTCGAAGAAGCAAATATAACCGACCCCGATCAAGCAAGAATTTACTTGAAGAGCGGAAAATGGACAGATTGCGATTATGGATATATCTCCGAAGGACTATTTACCAGCCAGGAAGAAATCATGGAAGCACCACATTATCAAGATTTGGGCGGTAATGCTACCCTCCGACCGGGAGATGTGAAGTATAAAGACTTGAATGGTGATAACATTATCAACTGGAAAGACCAGACTGAAATAGGAAAAGGGAAGACTCCGCATTGGATGTATGGAATCAATATAGCATTAGCCTATAAAGGATTTGATTTGAGTGCACTTTTCCAAGGAGCTTTCGGTTATAACCAGCATGTAACAAGCGATATGTTTTCCACTTTACTCTATGAGGAAAGATGGACTTCGGCTGAAAACAATCCTAATGCTTTGTTCTACCGTTTAGGAGGAGCTGCAAGTAATAATTGGGCCTCTGATTTCCTTTACAAGAAGGCGGGTTATCTTCGTTTGAAGGTAGCATCTTTAGGATATAATTTACCAAAATATCTTATAGAAAAGTGCAAGTTAAGTAACGTAAGAGTCTATTTGTCGGGAACAAACCTGTTGACATTCAACAAACTTGGCAAATATGGAATTGACCCCGAAGCACCGAACGTCGGTTGCTATTATCCGCAACAACGTACCATCAGTCTTGGATTAAATGTTTCATTTTAG
- a CDS encoding FecR family protein: MEKRKFKIHHHVARKLIKHAREQERHVTPEELDDLWRRVEEQVFIEKRKNSRRRILYVTTALSAAVIFFGMFWLGKQFIAYYADDDSIVDFAQYTQAEEATNKDIRLLIPGKKEVEVKETDANIIYSQNGTVVVNSDTITQRETQEKEREFNQLIIPKGKRTRLTLADGTRLWANSGTRVVYPGHFEKNRREIYVEGEVYLDVFRNEDAPFIVRTKDFQIQVLGTSFNVSAYPSEGVSSVVLVEGSVNVKNQQKEQVILAPGQLVDIETGRLHSPRNVDVEPYICWVKNMLMYVDEPLDKVFRKLNLYYGKEFVLESGVAELQVSGKLDLKEKLEDVLHTISFSAPIYCEEIEGRIFVRKE, from the coding sequence ATGGAGAAAAGAAAGTTTAAAATACACCACCATGTTGCACGAAAATTGATCAAGCACGCCAGAGAACAGGAGAGACATGTCACTCCTGAAGAACTGGACGACTTGTGGAGACGTGTAGAAGAACAAGTATTCATAGAGAAAAGAAAGAACTCACGACGCCGTATCCTGTATGTCACCACGGCTTTATCGGCTGCGGTTATCTTCTTCGGCATGTTTTGGTTAGGCAAACAATTTATTGCTTATTATGCGGATGATGATTCAATTGTTGATTTTGCCCAATACACACAAGCCGAAGAAGCAACCAACAAGGATATTCGATTACTGATACCAGGCAAGAAGGAGGTGGAAGTGAAAGAAACAGATGCAAATATCATCTATTCGCAAAATGGAACGGTGGTAGTCAATTCTGACACAATTACTCAGCGAGAAACACAGGAGAAAGAAAGAGAGTTCAATCAATTGATAATACCGAAAGGGAAAAGAACCCGATTGACTTTGGCAGACGGAACACGTTTATGGGCAAATTCAGGGACACGCGTCGTTTATCCCGGTCATTTTGAAAAGAATCGACGTGAGATTTATGTAGAAGGAGAAGTCTATCTTGACGTGTTCCGTAATGAGGATGCTCCTTTCATCGTCCGGACTAAAGATTTTCAGATACAGGTCTTGGGGACATCTTTTAATGTCTCTGCATATCCGTCGGAGGGCGTTTCATCTGTCGTATTGGTTGAGGGAAGTGTGAATGTAAAGAATCAGCAGAAAGAACAAGTGATACTTGCTCCAGGGCAACTGGTTGATATAGAAACGGGACGGTTGCATTCTCCCCGCAATGTAGATGTTGAGCCATATATATGTTGGGTGAAGAATATGCTGATGTATGTAGATGAACCTTTGGATAAGGTATTTAGAAAATTAAATTTGTATTACGGTAAAGAATTTGTCTTGGAATCCGGCGTGGCAGAGCTGCAAGTTTCCGGGAAACTGGATTTGAAAGAAAAATTGGAAGACGTTTTACATACTATTTCTTTTTCTGCTCCTATATATTGCGAAGAAATAGAAGGGAGAATATTTGTAAGAAAAGAATAG
- a CDS encoding RNA polymerase sigma factor produces MKDVALWNLVLKGDMKAMSLLYKKHYELLLNFGLKYTSDEEFVKDCIQDVFVKLCTSKRLSSTEYVRSYLLTSLKNVISDKLSSLKLTEDLNEHFFELEIEDAALESLFKDDDKELQLSKKLINAYKSLPENQRVAIYLRYVKGLSYKEMATVLNINPQSSMNLVSRALTNLRSKMTLDEYLLFIILFFS; encoded by the coding sequence ATGAAAGATGTGGCTTTATGGAACCTTGTATTGAAGGGTGATATGAAAGCTATGTCTTTATTGTATAAGAAACATTACGAATTATTACTTAACTTCGGTCTGAAATATACTTCGGACGAAGAATTCGTAAAGGATTGCATTCAGGATGTTTTTGTTAAACTTTGTACAAGTAAGCGATTATCATCGACGGAGTATGTACGTTCTTATCTTTTAACTTCTTTGAAAAATGTTATATCCGATAAATTGTCATCATTGAAACTGACGGAAGATTTGAATGAACATTTCTTTGAACTGGAAATAGAAGATGCTGCTTTAGAATCTCTTTTTAAAGATGATGATAAAGAACTTCAATTAAGCAAAAAATTGATAAACGCCTACAAAAGTCTGCCTGAGAACCAGCGGGTGGCAATCTATCTTCGTTATGTCAAAGGATTGTCCTATAAAGAAATGGCAACTGTCTTGAACATAAATCCCCAGTCTTCCATGAATCTGGTTTCCCGTGCATTAACTAATTTACGGTCAAAAATGACTTTGGATGAGTATTTACTATTCATTATTTTATTCTTTTCCTGA
- a CDS encoding winged helix-turn-helix transcriptional regulator has protein sequence MNRTTIEDAVFPDCPIRNILARISDKWSLLVIYTLDRSEKESVRFKELQRQIPDISQKMLTVMLRTLEEDGYVTRTIYPEVPPRVEYTLTERTKSLLPHINSLLGWALENREPIMQDRKKAAGNS, from the coding sequence ATGAATCGAACAACGATAGAAGATGCCGTATTCCCGGACTGTCCCATACGGAATATTTTAGCAAGGATCAGTGACAAATGGTCGTTACTGGTCATTTATACACTTGACAGATCCGAAAAGGAATCGGTCCGTTTCAAGGAATTGCAGCGTCAGATCCCAGACATATCGCAAAAAATGCTGACTGTAATGCTTCGTACCCTTGAAGAAGACGGTTATGTGACACGTACCATCTATCCCGAAGTGCCGCCGCGCGTGGAATATACGCTGACCGAGAGAACAAAATCGCTGCTGCCGCACATCAATTCCCTGCTCGGGTGGGCTTTGGAAAACCGGGAGCCGATCATGCAGGACAGAAAGAAAGCGGCCGGAAATTCATAA
- a CDS encoding nitroreductase family protein, with translation MNDCTSATVNKTLATWSLGIGSCYVSRAEETFASEPGQCLMQEASIERRYKAHVCLCLGYPDGETGMAKPRKEGRVRYVL, from the coding sequence GTGAATGACTGTACGTCAGCAACCGTAAACAAGACATTGGCTACATGGTCGCTGGGGATAGGCAGTTGCTATGTCAGCCGAGCGGAAGAAACATTCGCCAGCGAACCAGGGCAATGTCTAATGCAGGAAGCCAGCATAGAGAGGCGTTACAAAGCGCACGTCTGTCTTTGTCTGGGATATCCGGACGGAGAAACGGGAATGGCTAAACCGCGGAAAGAGGGGCGAGTAAGATATGTTCTATAA
- a CDS encoding site-specific integrase, whose product MPRVKKPTKVKEPIRLRMKPLSDGSKSLYLDIYRDGKRTYEYLKMYIIPETDNNARKRNQATMDAANAIKSKRIIELTNGEAGIENREKVFLLDWMNTYKENQAKRGKKDGNQIAVTIRILKDYAGERMTMDRIDKAFCQDYLDYLMTEYRPKGKRVSNFTLHTYYRILNGALNAAVRAEIIKVNPFTKINNSDKIRLPESKRSYMTIEEVRALIATPMNNKAVKSAYLFSCFCGLRVSDIVGLKWKDVFVDRGQYRLAVSMQKTKEPIYLPLSPEALKWMPERGEKTAEDHVFDLPSPSMMNILIKPWAKAAGIDKRFTFHTARHTFATMMLTLGADLYTTSKLLGHADVKMTQVYAKIINQKKDDAVNLVNGLFD is encoded by the coding sequence ATGCCACGAGTAAAAAAGCCGACGAAAGTCAAAGAACCAATCCGTCTTCGGATGAAGCCGTTGAGTGATGGAAGCAAGAGTTTATATCTGGATATTTACCGCGATGGAAAGCGGACATATGAATACCTCAAAATGTATATCATCCCGGAAACGGACAATAATGCCCGGAAACGGAATCAAGCCACAATGGATGCGGCTAATGCTATCAAGTCAAAGCGTATCATCGAACTGACTAATGGGGAAGCCGGTATCGAGAACAGGGAAAAAGTATTCTTGCTCGATTGGATGAATACGTATAAGGAGAATCAGGCAAAACGAGGCAAAAAGGATGGAAACCAAATCGCAGTTACCATTCGCATCCTGAAAGACTATGCAGGAGAACGGATGACGATGGATCGAATCGACAAGGCATTCTGCCAGGACTACCTCGATTATCTGATGACGGAATATCGTCCCAAAGGAAAGCGTGTGTCGAACTTTACACTCCACACCTACTATCGTATCTTGAACGGAGCTTTGAATGCTGCTGTTCGAGCCGAGATTATCAAGGTCAATCCGTTTACCAAAATCAACAATTCGGATAAGATTCGCCTTCCGGAAAGCAAACGGTCGTATATGACCATCGAAGAAGTCCGGGCATTGATTGCCACTCCGATGAATAATAAGGCGGTGAAGTCCGCTTATTTGTTCTCCTGCTTCTGCGGATTGCGCGTGAGTGATATTGTGGGATTGAAGTGGAAAGACGTATTCGTTGATAGAGGGCAATACCGCTTGGCTGTGTCCATGCAAAAGACCAAAGAACCGATTTACCTGCCTCTTTCCCCCGAAGCGTTGAAGTGGATGCCGGAACGAGGCGAAAAGACGGCAGAAGACCATGTTTTTGATTTGCCCAGTCCGTCGATGATGAATATACTCATCAAGCCTTGGGCGAAAGCTGCGGGAATCGACAAGCGATTCACCTTTCACACTGCCCGCCACACTTTTGCCACGATGATGTTGACACTCGGTGCGGATCTCTATACCACTTCGAAGTTACTCGGTCATGCCGATGTGAAAATGACACAGGTGTACGCTAAAATCATCAATCAGAAAAAGGACGATGCGGTCAATTTGGTAAACGGATTGTTCGATTAG